The following is a genomic window from Bacillales bacterium.
CGAAACACCGGTTGCCGTAAGATCGGCCAATGCAAGCTCAAGGTCGTTCGAATGATCGAATGAAGCAAATACGTACAAATCATTTCACCTGCTTTACGGGCATGGTAAATTTGCCGCTTTGATAAGCATGCTTTAAAAGTTCTCTTTGCTGTTGCATGTAGAACTTGTTGTCAATGACGGTATTTAAGTATGCGTCATACATAGAAAACCCGAAGATCGAAGGCAAAAACATGAACCAACCGGCATTTAACACTTCCGTCGCCTCCTGAAGCCTTCCCAGGAAAACAAGGTGCAAGGACGGCAAAATATTCGCGTTATAAATGACGAAAACCGACCAGAACATGAGAAAAAAGGCGATGGAGATCCGCCGCAAATAAAGCTGGCCGAGACCCGGAAGACATAAGGACCAGAGCACCGCGACTGTCGGAATACGCTTGTCCAAATAATTGATTTCAAAAGGCGTCAAATGCAAACGGGGAAGATTGAGCGGTTCGTGTTTGAGCAACAAATAACGACGGTTCAAATCGATCGTGGTCCGGTAGCTGTCCCAAATCGTATAGAAATAGAAGGGGATATAAAGCAGCGTCCACCGGGGATCCAATATATCGAGCGCTTTGTCGAATTGACCTGCGAATGTATAGATGATCGCGATATTTAAATGCATCCGAGTGTTGATGAAAATTTCCCATAAAAATAAGATGGAGCCTCTAATATGATTGTTCAGCAAAAATTGACCAAGACCCGGAAATGCGGCCGACCACCAAGCATTCACGAGCGGACTTTGCAAATAAACGCCGGATCTGCCGAAGATGCCGATAATGACTCGTTTTTGTCCCGCACGATCCGTATTTTCATTCATTATGACCTACGCCCCACCCGTTCACGTATTCTCTTCACTATTTTTTCCAGACAAATGGCAATTATACAGGCAAAGAAAATCCCGCAGCACGGCTGCGGGAATGCCCTGATTTTAGTAAACGTAGGCTGCTCCGACAATAATCAACAAGATGAACAACACGACGATCAAGGCGAATCCTGCGCCTGCTCCGTATCCGTAACTCATCGTATCCACTCCTGTATCGAGGATTCGTGAGATTGCCTCACATTAACACTTTATGAGGAAAAACCGCGAGCGACATAGACTCCTGTACCGAAAATCAGCCCAAATCAAGTTAATGCTCCGGTAAATTCGAATATAACCAATCAACACACCATTCGCTTACCCCCGGAGAAAAAACGACGGGTACCATCGGTTATTATTTAGCTGGGGCAACAATTTGAAATGGGTGCGGCTCTCATTTCGGATCATGAAACGCCGCAAAGGAGTGACGTAAGAAAAAGAGAGACCGAAAAAACTTTATGTTAAACCAACGACATAATGGTTATTAGTAGGTTTTACCGCTTTTCATTAAGCGATCTCGGTCCGGAGCGGTCGGCGGTTGCTCGAACCAATGATTGTCAATCATGATCTTAATGCCGTCAGAGGCGTACTTAGTTATTTCCGCCGACAAGCGGCCGTACGCGACCGCCAAATCTTTCCGCAAACTTGTCGCGATTGCCGACCCATAGAAACCGAGTCCGAGTCCGTTTAAAGTCGACGTCATAAACATTAACAATTTGTCTGAAAACGGGGACTCTGTTGATTCAGTCACCCCTTCGTCTGCAAACACACTTGCCGGCAAGTCGTCTTGATTGAGGATGGAAGAAAACACTTCCACATGTTTTTTGGCAATTTCTTTTCCTCTCTTCATGTAGGACCTTATTTTTTCGTTCGATACGGTTTGTGCAAATCCGGTCATAACCAATTGACCGAT
Proteins encoded in this region:
- a CDS encoding YjcZ family sporulation protein, yielding MSYGYGAGAGFALIVVLFILLIIVGAAYVY